TCGGGACACTGGATAAAAATATTATAAATCCAAAATTCCTTCGAACAAAGCCCTGCCGGCTCTTTCCATCTGAGACCTAAGATCTTCCGTTTCGGGTCCGGGAATCCATCCTGCTTTTTTTATAAATTCAGAATGTACATTCTTCCAAACGCTTAACATATTCTCTGTTACTTCCAGATGACATTGGATACCGAATACTCGGTTCTCATATCCAAACATCTGGTTAGAATAAAAACTTCCTTGTAACAGATGATCTGCACCTTTAGGGATCTCGAATACATCTTCGTGTAGATGAAAAGCCGGAAATGAAGAAGTCCCGCTCAATTTAGAGAATGCAGGGTTAGAAGGATCCATCACTTTTACGTCAGAGAACCCTACTTCCGGGCCCTTCTCTCCTTCGTACACCTTGGCGCCTAAGACAGTTGCTAGGATCTGAGAACCCAAACAGATCCCGATCACCTTTTTATCTTTCATAGATACTAAGTGAGACGCAAGTTCCAGCCAAGGTTTGAAAAATTTATGCTGATTCGGATCATGGACCGTTTGGGGTCCGCCTAAGAATACTACCAGATCGAACATCTGATGTGCCGCGGGAACGATATGCACTCTTTCGTCGTACGCGTTATGATAAGTGATCCTATAATTCCTAGATTGCAAAGAATCCAATAGAGTTCCGGGACCTTCGCAGTCCTTGAACCGAACGATGAGACATCTCATGATTGGCCGGCCATTTTTTTGAAGAAGATCACTTTCATATTTTTAGGGATTTTATTCGGGTCGGACTCTTCGCTGATCGGCCCAATAAAATTATAATATAAGATCAAAGGTTTTGTTTTGAATAGAAGCGTTTCCGGAGTTCCGGTCACTAGTCCTTCGGTACGATCCACTTTGAAAGGCGGCTTCATGATCAGGACAGGAAGTTGTATTCCGAATTTTTTAACTTCTTCTTTCATTAGAACCGCAGCTTCTTTCATTTTTTGTTCGGTAGAAAGAGCTTCCGGATTATCAAAAAATATATCCGGATCCACGATCATGTATAACTTGATATGCGGAGTTTTTTTCAGTTCCGCATTCAGATAATTTAAAACCGGGATTTCCTTGATACAAGGAAGGCAATTCGGTCCGTACACATTCAGTGCGATACGGTCCGCTGCAATATCCGATATTCGGATATTCTCCCCTTCCAAACTGATGCCTTCAAAATCTTTGACACCTAGATTGGATTGTTCTGATGGAGCACAAACAGTAAGAAGGCTCGCTATTATTAAAAGGATTAGGCGGAAGAAAATCCCCTTGGAAAAGGGAAAACTAAGCCTGGAATCGGAGTTGGCCTGAGAATCCATGGGCGTTTACCAAAATCGAAGATTCTCCCCAGAATTCAAGGAATAAACGAAAGATATAAGGGATTGACAGAGAAGGGAAATTGAGAATGATGGTAGTTTCAAAGGCCTCTATCCCCTCTCAGGAATACAAAATGACCCAGAACCAGAATTCAGAATTCGATATTGTAACTTTGATTGAACTGGCCAAAAAAAACAAGTATGAAAGAGCCGTAGCCGGCTTCCAAGTCCTGGATAGAATCGACAGACTCGAATTGCCTAAAAAGATCAAAGGACGCAAACTTGCAGTCCAAGCGATGTTTGCACTCGCAAACGACGAAGTTCAGTATAAATACGTAACTAAAGAAGAAAGAGCCATCACTGAAGCGGAAGCTCAAGGAAACGGAGCCACTTATTCTCAATTCAACGGGCTATTCGAAGCTCCTCAAGCCCCCATCGCAGAAGAAGATATGGAAGAAGATTTCATTCCGGAAGAAGCTGCAAAACCTCTTATGGACATGGAAGATGGTGAAGAGGGAGAATCCTACGACGAAGAGGAAGACGATTCCGATGACGACGAGGATGAAGAAGAGGAAGATGATGATGATTCCGACGACGATGAGGACGAAGAAGACGAGGATTAATCTATCTTCCAGCTTGTCCGGCAATCTGACGGTTCTAATAATTTGAAGGAGGAAAATTCCTCCTTCCATCTACATTCTACACAAAATCCGATCAAAGAGGGAGAGAGAATCTCTCTTTCTATTCCTTCTCCCCTACAAAAAGACGAAATCCTGGTAATCATTGGGATTGGCTGCGGCTATCATGTGATTTCATATTTGAAATCTGTCGAAGATACTACAAAAATCCTACTACTCGAACCATTCTCCGAACTAGAATCTCTAGTTGGGGCAGAACTTAGGGAAAAATTAGGCGGGGTCCCGATCCATTATGGTTGGGAGAAGTTTTCAGAGTTAGATAGATCCCACTGGATGCCTGCTGGTACCAAGAACCTTCGAATTTTCATTCATCCGAATTATTCCAGACGTTATCCTGAGCTGAGCGAAAAGATCCTCTCCTTCTTCCAAAAGAAAGAATCCGTTTCTCAAAACAAACTCGCGAAGCAGGAATTCGGAAGATTATGGGTCAGGAACTTCTTCAAACATCTAAAAAAGTCTTCTGAAAGCCGGGACTCCTATCGAATTCTCGGAAAAACTATTTCGCCTAAACCTGGGAAGATAGGATGTTTTGTAGGAGCTTCGCCAAACCTAGAATCTGAGATCGATTGGATCCGCCAAAATAAGGAAAAAATCTTCCTACTCAGTTCGGACACTGCACTCGGCTATTTATTAGAAAACGAGATCCAACCGCATGCGGTGCTTTCTATA
The nucleotide sequence above comes from Leptospira dzoumogneensis. Encoded proteins:
- a CDS encoding type 1 glutamine amidotransferase produces the protein MRCLIVRFKDCEGPGTLLDSLQSRNYRITYHNAYDERVHIVPAAHQMFDLVVFLGGPQTVHDPNQHKFFKPWLELASHLVSMKDKKVIGICLGSQILATVLGAKVYEGEKGPEVGFSDVKVMDPSNPAFSKLSGTSSFPAFHLHEDVFEIPKGADHLLQGSFYSNQMFGYENRVFGIQCHLEVTENMLSVWKNVHSEFIKKAGWIPGPETEDLRSQMERAGRALFEGILDL
- a CDS encoding TlpA family protein disulfide reductase is translated as MDSQANSDSRLSFPFSKGIFFRLILLIIASLLTVCAPSEQSNLGVKDFEGISLEGENIRISDIAADRIALNVYGPNCLPCIKEIPVLNYLNAELKKTPHIKLYMIVDPDIFFDNPEALSTEQKMKEAAVLMKEEVKKFGIQLPVLIMKPPFKVDRTEGLVTGTPETLLFKTKPLILYYNFIGPISEESDPNKIPKNMKVIFFKKMAGQS
- a CDS encoding DNA primase, with protein sequence MMVVSKASIPSQEYKMTQNQNSEFDIVTLIELAKKNKYERAVAGFQVLDRIDRLELPKKIKGRKLAVQAMFALANDEVQYKYVTKEERAITEAEAQGNGATYSQFNGLFEAPQAPIAEEDMEEDFIPEEAAKPLMDMEDGEEGESYDEEEDDSDDDEDEEEEDDDDSDDDEDEEDED
- a CDS encoding 6-hydroxymethylpterin diphosphokinase MptE-like protein produces the protein MKEENSSFHLHSTQNPIKEGERISLSIPSPLQKDEILVIIGIGCGYHVISYLKSVEDTTKILLLEPFSELESLVGAELREKLGGVPIHYGWEKFSELDRSHWMPAGTKNLRIFIHPNYSRRYPELSEKILSFFQKKESVSQNKLAKQEFGRLWVRNFFKHLKKSSESRDSYRILGKTISPKPGKIGCFVGASPNLESEIDWIRQNKEKIFLLSSDTALGYLLENEIQPHAVLSIDSGLGTFYHFPERIPENIPIFTWFGGACRIFDLKNPKIIYLSTHPLDQILGAKFYPNAPILENPSLNVAGLAVSLLQSLGAESVLLKGFGFEREGGKTHCRSTGYERYDRFFIDRKRSLYNSRYTPESRWRTRTSVLEILQNWSPLPILSEIDSKAQTFSGWENSLDSYPSSFPGSGQNWRKLCSGISELPSEIRNLLPRETRLLDPRT